In one Neobacillus sp. CF12 genomic region, the following are encoded:
- the pheA gene encoding prephenate dehydratase: MKIGFLGPKATFTELAVKKVFRGFELEPYRTIPESMDAVVSEKVDLAVVPIENTLEGTVNITIDYLTHVVQLPIVGEITIPIKQHLMVHPNNRENWQNVQKVYSHSHAIAQCHKFLHTQFHGIPYESVSSTAAAAKMVMDNPDLHIAAIANELAAEEYGLSIVQRNIHDFDHNHTRFFVLSEKGLDFEEISGSSHYKTTLMVTLPTDKAGTLHMVLSAFAWRKINLSKIESRPMKTGIGNYFFIIDLEMKLDEVLIPGAMAELEALGCGVTLLGSYPSKMVELN; the protein is encoded by the coding sequence ATGAAAATTGGTTTTTTAGGACCAAAGGCAACTTTCACTGAATTAGCGGTGAAAAAGGTTTTTCGTGGATTTGAACTTGAACCGTACCGTACGATTCCTGAGTCCATGGATGCTGTTGTCAGTGAAAAGGTAGACCTAGCGGTTGTTCCAATTGAAAATACGCTTGAAGGAACAGTAAATATAACAATAGATTACTTAACCCATGTGGTGCAATTGCCGATTGTCGGAGAGATTACCATTCCGATTAAGCAGCACCTGATGGTACATCCAAATAATCGAGAAAATTGGCAGAATGTTCAGAAGGTATACAGTCACTCTCATGCGATTGCCCAATGCCATAAATTCTTACATACTCAGTTTCATGGGATTCCTTATGAGAGTGTCAGTTCCACGGCTGCTGCAGCAAAAATGGTGATGGACAACCCTGATTTACATATTGCTGCCATCGCGAATGAATTGGCAGCCGAAGAATATGGATTGTCGATTGTTCAGCGCAATATTCATGACTTTGATCATAACCATACCCGCTTTTTTGTGTTATCTGAAAAAGGATTGGATTTTGAGGAAATTAGCGGTTCATCCCATTATAAAACAACCTTAATGGTCACACTTCCAACGGACAAGGCTGGAACTCTTCATATGGTACTCTCTGCCTTTGCTTGGCGAAAAATAAACCTGTCAAAAATCGAATCCAGACCAATGAAAACAGGTATTGGCAATTATTTTTTCATCATTGATTTGGAAATGAAGTTGGATGAGGTATTGATACCAGGAGCAATGGCTGAGCTCGAAGCACTTGGCTGCGGAGTAACGTTATTGGGAAGCTACCCATCTAAAATGGTTGAACTAAACTAA
- a CDS encoding ribosomal-processing cysteine protease Prp, with amino-acid sequence MISITINRSESEFVQSFIISGHAFFADRGKDIVCAGASAVSIGAINAVHALTGVTPEIEQGDGFLRCVVPDKLSEDINEKVQLLLEGMIVSLKTIEEEYGEHIKITFKK; translated from the coding sequence ATGATATCTATTACAATTAATCGTTCAGAATCCGAATTCGTTCAATCATTTATAATTAGTGGTCATGCATTCTTCGCTGATCGGGGAAAGGATATTGTCTGTGCAGGCGCATCCGCAGTTTCCATCGGCGCAATCAATGCCGTGCACGCCCTAACCGGCGTTACACCTGAGATTGAACAAGGAGATGGGTTTCTCCGCTGTGTTGTTCCAGATAAACTTTCGGAAGACATAAATGAGAAAGTTCAACTTCTTCTAGAAGGTATGATCGTTTCATTAAAGACGATTGAAGAAGAGTACGGAGAACACATAAAAATTACCTTCAAAAAGTAG
- a CDS encoding sporulation initiation phosphotransferase B, with the protein MDKEWDIVEVLRHSRHDWLNRLQLIKGNLDLNRIDRAKEYINEIVIEAQHESNLSNFHLPGFASLLLKSNWESHMFQLEYEVITDFQAVKIDDSILSNWTKSFFICLDQAIEAFQENHLSITIQPQSDGVRFFFDFSGIIIKKELIEQFLTASEIDVIVKEFSENELGLEVFMSEV; encoded by the coding sequence ATGGACAAAGAATGGGATATCGTTGAAGTGCTGCGGCACTCACGGCATGATTGGCTGAATAGGCTGCAGTTAATCAAAGGGAACTTAGATTTAAATAGAATTGACCGGGCAAAAGAATATATAAATGAAATTGTAATCGAAGCACAGCATGAGTCAAACCTTTCAAATTTTCACTTACCAGGATTTGCTTCGTTACTCTTAAAATCAAACTGGGAAAGTCATATGTTTCAGCTTGAATATGAGGTAATTACTGACTTTCAAGCTGTAAAAATTGATGATTCCATCTTATCAAATTGGACAAAATCCTTCTTTATTTGCTTGGATCAGGCAATCGAGGCTTTTCAAGAAAATCATTTATCAATAACAATTCAACCGCAATCAGATGGAGTTCGTTTCTTTTTTGATTTTAGCGGAATAATAATAAAAAAAGAACTGATTGAACAATTCCTGACTGCATCTGAAATTGATGTGATCGTAAAGGAATTTTCAGAAAACGAACTGGGGTTAGAGGTCTTTATGTCAGAGGTTTAG
- a CDS encoding Rne/Rng family ribonuclease has product MDKLIVNTASIEKRFALVRNNIVEEIIFDRPEQRSLVGNIYFGTVTKVLPGMNAAFIDIGEEKNAYLHRDVLAAYVLSPERSIDKEKKSVSTFVHQGEKLIVQVDKDATGPKGPRVTGIIEITGDNLIYMPKGRYVAVSKKIVDEKEHLRSVGMELKSEDEGLIFRTSSTSATQEEMENELNSLRSQYAKLLEKAGTLKKPGIIYQKDTFTQMVLDSITQMSSGEVIIDDLSLKNFITNKNPNIKITYYNGKENIFSHHRIEHEIDKALKRIVWLDNGAYLIFDETEALTIIDVNTGKFSGKNDYQDTVVKTNTLAAIEIARQLKLRDVGGIVLIDFINMQNDKDKRYIQETIEKEFQKDKTRTKIIGFTSLGILQLTRKKTKVSLSEALQVKCAVCDGTGRILSAETIAFRLERELLEHRNSDAEAVLIETTIEVKEAIEPHLEMVEEWLHFKVYFSIQSSATQYYVVKQFGNHDEIAQKAGEPY; this is encoded by the coding sequence TTGGATAAGTTAATTGTAAATACAGCATCTATAGAAAAAAGATTTGCTCTTGTAAGAAATAACATAGTTGAAGAGATTATTTTTGACCGACCAGAGCAGCGATCTTTGGTCGGTAATATTTATTTTGGGACGGTCACCAAGGTTTTACCTGGAATGAATGCAGCATTTATCGATATTGGCGAGGAGAAAAACGCCTACCTCCATCGTGATGTGCTCGCAGCTTATGTTTTATCACCGGAAAGGAGTATCGATAAAGAGAAAAAGAGTGTTTCAACCTTTGTCCATCAAGGTGAAAAGTTAATAGTGCAGGTAGATAAAGATGCTACAGGTCCCAAGGGTCCAAGAGTCACGGGGATTATTGAGATAACTGGGGACAACCTTATTTATATGCCTAAAGGTCGTTACGTTGCAGTCTCAAAGAAAATTGTAGATGAAAAGGAACATCTCCGTAGTGTTGGAATGGAACTTAAAAGTGAAGATGAAGGACTAATTTTTCGAACATCCAGTACTTCTGCAACCCAAGAGGAAATGGAGAATGAACTAAACAGCTTACGGAGCCAATATGCAAAACTCTTGGAGAAAGCGGGAACTCTAAAAAAACCAGGAATCATTTACCAAAAAGATACTTTTACTCAAATGGTTCTTGATTCCATAACACAAATGTCATCCGGTGAAGTAATAATAGATGATCTTTCTTTAAAAAATTTTATCACTAACAAAAATCCTAATATAAAAATTACCTATTATAATGGTAAAGAAAATATATTCTCACACCATCGAATCGAGCATGAAATTGACAAGGCACTCAAACGAATCGTCTGGCTCGACAACGGAGCATATTTAATCTTTGACGAAACCGAGGCCTTAACGATTATCGATGTCAATACCGGAAAGTTCTCTGGGAAAAACGATTATCAGGATACCGTGGTAAAAACCAACACTCTGGCTGCTATCGAAATTGCCCGTCAGCTGAAGCTTCGTGATGTTGGTGGGATTGTTCTGATAGACTTTATAAATATGCAAAACGATAAAGATAAGCGTTACATACAAGAAACGATAGAGAAGGAATTTCAGAAGGACAAAACAAGAACAAAAATCATCGGTTTTACCTCACTCGGTATCCTGCAGCTAACAAGGAAGAAAACCAAAGTCTCGCTTTCAGAAGCGCTTCAAGTAAAATGTGCTGTTTGTGATGGGACAGGCCGTATCTTAAGTGCAGAAACGATTGCATTTCGATTGGAACGGGAATTGTTAGAACATCGAAATTCTGACGCAGAAGCAGTATTAATTGAAACTACCATAGAAGTCAAAGAGGCTATCGAGCCACATCTAGAAATGGTTGAAGAATGGCTGCATTTTAAAGTATATTTTTCTATTCAATCTTCTGCAACACAATATTATGTTGTAAAACAATTTGGGAATCATGACGAGATCGCGCAAAAAGCAGGAGAACCCTATTGA
- the rplU gene encoding 50S ribosomal protein L21 yields the protein MYAIIETGGKQIKVEAGQAIYIEKLNAEAGETVTFDKVLFVGGENVKVGSPLVAGATVTAKVEKQGRAKKIIVFKYKAKKNNRKKQGHRQPYTKVVIEAINA from the coding sequence ATGTACGCAATTATCGAAACAGGTGGTAAGCAAATCAAAGTAGAAGCTGGTCAAGCTATCTACATCGAAAAGCTTAACGCAGAAGCAGGCGAAACAGTTACATTTGATAAGGTTTTATTCGTTGGCGGAGAAAACGTGAAAGTAGGAAGCCCATTAGTGGCTGGTGCTACAGTTACGGCTAAAGTTGAAAAACAAGGCCGCGCTAAGAAAATCATCGTTTTCAAATACAAAGCGAAGAAAAACAACCGTAAAAAGCAAGGTCATCGTCAGCCATACACTAAAGTTGTGATTGAAGCAATCAACGCGTAA
- a CDS encoding transcription repressor NadR, with protein sequence MAEQKKILGDERRAFILELLKDSPVPLTGGELATRTNVSRQVIVGDITLLKAKEEPIIATSQGYLYFKQNTGAPLFERTIACRHTPDDTEKELNLLVDHGVLVKDVKIEHAVYGDLTASIMVSNRQEVKQFMDNIQTTKASLLSVLTGGIHLHTIAASTVQTLDKAESALREAGFLIEA encoded by the coding sequence ATGGCTGAACAAAAAAAAATATTAGGCGATGAAAGGAGAGCTTTCATTCTGGAGTTGCTAAAAGACAGCCCTGTACCGCTTACAGGTGGCGAATTAGCAACACGAACAAATGTAAGCAGGCAGGTTATTGTCGGGGATATAACGCTCTTAAAAGCGAAGGAAGAGCCCATCATCGCAACCAGTCAAGGCTATTTGTATTTTAAGCAAAACACAGGTGCACCATTATTCGAACGGACCATCGCCTGCAGACATACCCCAGATGACACCGAAAAAGAGCTTAATTTACTTGTTGATCACGGTGTACTGGTTAAGGATGTAAAAATTGAACACGCAGTCTACGGTGATTTAACAGCATCCATTATGGTATCCAATCGCCAAGAGGTGAAACAATTCATGGATAACATACAAACGACAAAGGCATCGTTATTATCCGTATTAACAGGCGGGATCCATCTTCATACCATCGCTGCGTCCACGGTACAGACTTTAGACAAAGCTGAATCAGCCTTGCGGGAAGCTGGGTTTTTGATTGAAGCATAA
- the obgE gene encoding GTPase ObgE — MFVDQTKIYVKGGDGGNGMVAFRREKYVPMGGPAGGDGGKGADVVFEVNEGLRTLMDFRYQRHWKAPRGEHGMSKNQHGKNAKDMVVKVPPGTVVMDAETKEVIADLVENGQRAVIAKGGRGGRGNSRFATPSNPAPELAENGEPGQERDVILELKLLADVGLVGFPSVGKSTLLSVVSSAKPKIAEYHFTTIVPNLGMVETEDNRSFVMADLPGLIEGASEGVGLGHQFLRHIERTRVIVHVIDMAATEGRDPYEDYLTINKELEEYNLRLTERPQIIVANKMDMPDAEENLQLFKERLEEDFPIFPISALSRKGLRELLFAIADKIEQTPEFPLEHEEEETGVNRVLYKHEADPEAFYITREPDGSFVISGEKVEKLFKMTNFQTEESVRRFSRQLRGLGVDDALRQKGAKDGDTVKLLEFEFEFVE; from the coding sequence ATGTTTGTCGATCAAACGAAGATATACGTAAAAGGTGGAGACGGCGGTAATGGAATGGTCGCGTTTCGCCGAGAAAAATATGTTCCAATGGGCGGACCTGCTGGCGGAGACGGCGGTAAAGGTGCCGATGTAGTTTTTGAAGTAAATGAAGGTTTGCGTACATTAATGGATTTCCGTTATCAACGCCATTGGAAAGCACCGCGTGGTGAGCATGGCATGTCCAAAAATCAGCACGGGAAAAATGCAAAAGATATGGTTGTTAAGGTACCACCAGGCACAGTCGTAATGGATGCAGAAACAAAAGAAGTCATTGCTGACCTTGTTGAGAATGGACAGCGTGCAGTAATTGCTAAAGGTGGACGAGGCGGAAGAGGAAATTCCCGTTTTGCGACCCCTTCAAATCCTGCACCAGAACTTGCTGAAAATGGTGAACCAGGTCAAGAGCGCGATGTCATCCTAGAATTAAAGTTACTTGCTGACGTTGGATTAGTTGGATTCCCAAGTGTTGGGAAATCAACCTTATTATCAGTAGTTTCATCAGCTAAACCGAAAATTGCTGAATATCATTTCACAACGATTGTTCCAAACCTAGGAATGGTTGAAACCGAGGATAACCGAAGCTTTGTAATGGCAGACCTTCCAGGATTGATTGAAGGTGCAAGTGAAGGTGTAGGACTTGGTCATCAATTTTTACGTCATATTGAACGAACACGGGTTATTGTTCATGTCATTGATATGGCTGCAACCGAAGGACGCGATCCTTATGAGGACTATCTGACGATCAATAAAGAGTTAGAAGAGTATAATCTTCGCTTAACAGAGCGTCCACAAATCATTGTTGCCAATAAAATGGACATGCCTGATGCAGAAGAAAATTTGCAACTATTTAAAGAGCGTCTTGAAGAAGATTTCCCAATTTTCCCGATTTCTGCTTTATCAAGAAAAGGCTTACGCGAGCTCTTATTTGCAATTGCGGATAAAATTGAGCAGACCCCTGAATTTCCCCTTGAGCATGAAGAGGAGGAAACGGGAGTTAATCGCGTTCTTTACAAACATGAGGCAGATCCTGAGGCCTTCTATATTACAAGAGAACCAGATGGTTCATTTGTTATCTCAGGGGAAAAGGTTGAAAAACTGTTTAAGATGACTAACTTCCAAACCGAAGAGTCTGTTCGTCGTTTTTCAAGACAGCTTCGTGGTTTAGGTGTCGATGATGCTTTAAGACAAAAAGGTGCAAAAGATGGGGATACTGTTAAACTGTTAGAATTTGAATTTGAATTTGTTGAATAG
- the rpmA gene encoding 50S ribosomal protein L27, which translates to MLLKLDLQLFASKKGVGSTKNGRDSISKRLGAKRADGQFVSGGSILYRQRGTKIYPGENVGRGGDDTLFAKIDGVVKFERLGRDRKKVSVYPTAQEA; encoded by the coding sequence ATGTTATTAAAATTAGATCTTCAGTTGTTTGCATCTAAAAAGGGAGTAGGTTCTACAAAGAACGGACGTGACTCTATCTCAAAGCGCCTTGGCGCTAAGCGTGCAGATGGTCAATTCGTATCTGGTGGTTCAATCCTTTACCGTCAACGCGGTACAAAGATTTACCCAGGTGAAAACGTAGGACGTGGAGGAGACGACACTCTTTTTGCAAAGATCGACGGCGTTGTAAAGTTTGAACGCTTAGGTCGTGACCGTAAAAAAGTGAGCGTTTATCCAACAGCTCAAGAAGCGTAA
- a CDS encoding ACT domain-containing protein, protein MKNEKFDKKFYLIREDVLPEAMKKTLDVKEMLERGKAESIWDAVQQVDLSRSAYYKYRDTVFPFSTIVKERLVTLFFHLEDRSGTLSKLLGVVASSGCNVLTIHQTIPLQGRANVTLSLNTTEISTDIDELLLELRKLEFVEKVEVLGTGA, encoded by the coding sequence ATGAAAAATGAAAAATTCGATAAGAAATTTTATTTAATAAGAGAAGATGTCTTGCCTGAAGCCATGAAGAAAACACTTGATGTAAAAGAAATGTTGGAGAGGGGCAAGGCGGAGTCTATTTGGGATGCGGTTCAGCAGGTGGATTTAAGCAGAAGTGCCTATTATAAATATAGGGATACTGTTTTCCCATTTTCCACAATTGTTAAGGAACGCTTAGTCACACTCTTTTTTCATCTTGAAGATCGTTCTGGCACATTATCAAAGCTCCTCGGTGTAGTTGCTTCATCCGGGTGCAATGTGTTAACGATACATCAAACTATTCCGCTGCAAGGAAGAGCAAATGTTACACTTTCGCTAAATACCACTGAAATTTCAACGGATATAGATGAACTGCTCTTGGAATTACGCAAACTTGAATTTGTTGAGAAAGTAGAAGTGCTTGGAACAGGCGCATAG